The following proteins are encoded in a genomic region of Limosilactobacillus reuteri subsp. reuteri:
- a CDS encoding mucin-binding protein — MKGNSSIDLTYNKDGVWKSATGGDNADNLIHKRYTIKFVHDVKSTTENTSVSRNIHYVADEGNSKYEVLKDPDTQTVNFERTAYVDQVTKQEVAKNADGTYSELPSNFMPTWKAVGTDNFAQIQKDRFNKDEGKVSGVWEIERANYDDPEGTQLTDNFAPEVANVDAAKTYKDIYLVYREKAQYNIHYIDVNGVEGKTTYAPTDGHELTDHLVSNVGEGKGIFVGDTPDATQKLWSPAGYEKAGYVLVGLSDNAKDDLLGKQTLAHGVQDQYVYLKHAVKTITPNTPVEDVPKDPDGKRAIDPSDLHKEFTRNITFVANNDAKSPLKDAVSQKVEFDGHIYVDMVTGQTTTPETVKDANGKRTQVATTKAGNIEWNHDTQTMDEVVQKYITLNTGDKYATSDDMVGTWHWISGTADEINLKPTSNNPEDLVLVYEKNKGESGPSTDYDLPKLNYGQSGPSTDYDLPKLNYGQSGPSTDYDLPKLDYGQSGPSTDYDLPKLDYGQSGPSTDYDLPKLDYGQSGPSTDYDLPKLDYGQSGPSTDYDLPKLDYGQSGPSTDYDLPKLDYGQSGPSTDYDLPKLDYGQSGPSTDYDLPKLDYGQSGPSTDYDLPKLDYGQSGPELNYDLPKAEIPSQPTSQPTVQPTEQPTSQPTAQPTEQPAIESNTQLPGEQKNEEPQPMTTQVNTKKGETSIVEPTNSSSTQPTTKQGAQQLPQTGNQKSSSLIGLGFAGLLSALGLTKVNKKRKD, encoded by the coding sequence TTGAAGGGCAACAGTTCAATTGATTTAACCTATAACAAAGATGGTGTTTGGAAGAGTGCAACTGGCGGAGATAATGCTGATAACTTAATTCATAAACGCTACACTATCAAGTTTGTTCATGACGTAAAATCAACAACTGAGAATACTTCTGTAAGCCGTAACATCCACTACGTGGCTGATGAAGGCAATAGCAAGTATGAAGTATTGAAGGATCCTGACACTCAAACTGTTAACTTTGAACGTACTGCTTATGTTGATCAAGTTACTAAGCAAGAAGTTGCCAAGAATGCAGATGGTACTTACAGTGAATTGCCATCTAACTTCATGCCAACTTGGAAAGCTGTTGGAACTGATAACTTTGCTCAAATCCAAAAGGATAGATTTAACAAGGATGAAGGCAAGGTTTCTGGCGTTTGGGAAATTGAACGTGCTAACTATGATGATCCAGAAGGAACTCAATTAACGGATAATTTTGCTCCTGAAGTTGCAAATGTTGATGCTGCTAAGACTTACAAGGATATTTATCTTGTTTACAGAGAAAAAGCTCAATATAACATTCACTACATCGATGTTAACGGCGTTGAAGGCAAGACTACTTATGCTCCAACTGACGGTCATGAACTTACCGATCACTTAGTTTCTAACGTTGGTGAAGGCAAAGGTATCTTTGTTGGCGACACTCCAGATGCTACTCAAAAGTTATGGAGCCCTGCAGGCTACGAAAAGGCTGGCTATGTTTTAGTTGGATTATCTGATAATGCCAAGGATGATTTGCTTGGTAAGCAAACTTTAGCTCACGGCGTTCAAGATCAATACGTATACTTGAAGCACGCAGTTAAGACTATTACGCCAAACACTCCGGTTGAGGACGTGCCAAAAGATCCAGATGGGAAACGTGCTATTGATCCTAGCGATTTACATAAGGAATTTACTCGAAACATTACCTTTGTTGCAAATAATGATGCCAAGAGTCCTTTGAAGGATGCAGTTTCTCAAAAGGTTGAGTTTGATGGTCATATTTATGTAGATATGGTAACTGGTCAAACCACCACTCCAGAAACTGTTAAGGATGCAAATGGTAAGAGGACGCAAGTTGCAACTACTAAAGCTGGTAATATTGAATGGAACCATGACACTCAAACTATGGATGAAGTAGTTCAGAAGTACATTACCTTGAACACAGGTGATAAGTACGCAACTTCTGATGATATGGTTGGTACTTGGCACTGGATTAGCGGTACAGCTGACGAAATCAATTTGAAGCCAACTTCAAATAATCCTGAGGATCTTGTATTAGTTTACGAAAAGAACAAGGGTGAAAGTGGTCCATCAACTGACTATGACTTGCCTAAGCTTAACTACGGTCAATCAGGTCCATCGACTGACTATGACTTGCCTAAGCTTAACTACGGTCAATCAGGTCCATCGACTGACTATGACTTGCCTAAGCTTGACTACGGCCAATCAGGTCCATCGACTGACTATGACTTGCCTAAGCTTGACTACGGTCAATCAGGTCCATCAACTGACTATGACTTGCCTAAGCTTGACTACGGTCAATCAGGTCCATCAACTGACTATGACTTGCCTAAGCTTGACTACGGTCAATCAGGTCCATCAACTGACTATGACTTGCCTAAGCTTGACTACGGTCAATCAGGTCCATCGACTGACTATGACTTGCCTAAGCTTGACTACGGTCAATCAGGTCCATCAACTGACTATGACTTGCCTAAGCTTGACTATGGTCAATCAGGTCCATCAACTGACTATGACTTGCCTAAGCTTGACTACGGTCAATCAGGTCCATCGACTGACTATGACTTGCCTAAGCTTGACTATGGTCAGTCTGGTCCTGAGTTGAACTACGACTTGCCGAAAGCAGAAATACCAAGTCAGCCAACAAGTCAACCGACTGTTCAACCAACAGAGCAGCCAACGAGTCAACCGACTGCTCAACCAACGGAACAACCGGCAATTGAATCAAATACTCAATTACCTGGTGAACAAAAGAATGAAGAACCACAACCAATGACTACCCAAGTCAATACTAAGAAAGGCGAAACTTCTATCGTCGAACCTACTAATTCTTCATCAACACAACCAACTACTAAGCAAGGTGCTCAACAATTGCCACAAACTGGTAATCAAAAGTCATCAAGCTTAATTGGTCTCGGTTTTGCTGGTCTTCTCTCAGCGCTTGGTTTAACAAAAGTAAATAAGAAACGGAAAGATTAA
- the glsA gene encoding glutaminase A, whose protein sequence is MNLNDAIQECWSKIDEGQVATYIPALAKVDPYQLGVYLFDVTNDKKAEAGASQVRFAIESVSKVITLLYAIERLGLSAVEEQVGTRQTGFPFDTILNMEITKETHPLNAFINSGAILISSLIEEQDGLSPFDQILEFSRKICNDPAITLNEEIYQSELRTGDMNRSLAYYLKAKEVLTNDVTLSLDTYFKQCSMMVTCQSLANLGAVLANDGIAPWNNERIISSEAATYTKSVMMTTGLYNESGTYSVRIGVPTKSGVGGGLVSASPNHYGIGIFSPALDHAGNSVAGLALLELISKKLKLDVFRY, encoded by the coding sequence ATGAATCTTAATGACGCAATTCAAGAATGTTGGAGCAAAATTGATGAAGGACAGGTAGCAACCTACATTCCCGCTTTAGCAAAAGTTGACCCTTATCAACTTGGCGTTTACCTTTTTGACGTCACAAATGATAAAAAAGCAGAAGCAGGCGCATCGCAAGTTCGATTTGCCATCGAAAGCGTCTCGAAAGTAATCACCCTCCTCTACGCAATTGAACGTTTAGGCTTGTCAGCAGTTGAAGAACAAGTCGGAACACGCCAAACTGGCTTCCCCTTCGATACAATCCTTAACATGGAAATTACCAAAGAGACCCATCCTCTCAACGCTTTTATTAACAGTGGCGCCATCCTCATTAGTTCATTAATCGAAGAACAAGATGGGCTTTCTCCCTTTGACCAAATCCTTGAATTTAGTCGTAAAATCTGCAATGATCCCGCTATCACCCTCAATGAAGAAATTTACCAATCGGAGTTGCGAACCGGGGATATGAATCGGTCGTTAGCCTACTATCTCAAGGCCAAAGAAGTCCTCACTAATGATGTAACCCTTAGCCTTGATACCTATTTTAAGCAGTGTTCAATGATGGTCACTTGCCAAAGTCTAGCTAATCTCGGTGCTGTCCTTGCCAATGACGGGATCGCTCCTTGGAATAATGAACGAATCATTTCAAGCGAGGCTGCTACATATACAAAATCGGTCATGATGACGACTGGCCTCTACAATGAATCAGGAACCTATTCCGTTCGAATCGGCGTACCGACTAAGAGCGGTGTCGGTGGCGGTTTAGTTTCTGCTTCCCCCAATCATTACGGGATCGGAATTTTCAGTCCGGCACTCGACCATGCTGGTAATAGTGTTGCCGGGCTAGCACTCCTTGAACTCATCAGCAAAAAATTAAAGCTTGATGTTTTTAGGTACTAG
- a CDS encoding aldo/keto reductase: MYPVTIGHSEVKVNPLGLGTNAVGGYNLFPGLDDQAGIDLVKTALDNGINLLDTAYVYGLGHSEELIGQAIQDYDRHKIIIATKGAHDFSTGKEVINNDPDFITKQVNDSLKRLQTDYIDIYYLHFPDHDTPKAEAVGALQKLREEGKIRAIGISNFSLAQIKEANADGYVDIVEDEFSLLHQDHLTEGMLDYLHENNISFVPYFPLASGLLTGKYTTDATFPADDIRSQITDLKEPRYSTILHAVDLVRPIADNHHATIAQIILAWYLQNPLITAVIPGAKNARQVLSNAKAMKIELSTDEYQTIEQAFNQFKQIKSGKSLKDPD; the protein is encoded by the coding sequence ATGTATCCAGTAACAATCGGTCATTCAGAAGTTAAAGTAAATCCCCTCGGTCTTGGAACAAACGCTGTTGGCGGTTATAATCTCTTCCCAGGTTTAGATGATCAAGCCGGCATTGATCTTGTTAAGACTGCTTTAGATAATGGAATTAATTTATTAGATACTGCCTATGTCTATGGCTTGGGTCATTCAGAGGAATTGATCGGGCAAGCCATTCAAGATTACGATCGTCATAAAATCATCATTGCAACAAAGGGCGCTCATGATTTTTCAACGGGTAAAGAAGTTATTAATAATGATCCGGATTTTATTACTAAGCAGGTCAATGACAGTTTAAAACGGTTGCAAACTGACTACATTGACATTTACTATCTGCACTTCCCTGATCATGATACGCCGAAAGCAGAGGCAGTCGGTGCTCTGCAGAAATTACGGGAAGAAGGAAAGATTCGGGCAATCGGAATTTCCAATTTCAGTCTTGCTCAAATTAAAGAGGCAAATGCGGATGGTTACGTTGACATTGTAGAAGACGAATTCAGCCTTCTTCATCAAGATCATTTAACGGAAGGAATGCTAGATTACCTCCATGAGAACAACATCAGCTTTGTCCCTTACTTCCCGCTTGCTTCTGGGCTATTGACTGGAAAGTATACCACTGATGCAACATTCCCTGCTGATGATATCCGTAGCCAAATTACAGACCTTAAAGAGCCACGTTACAGCACAATCTTACATGCTGTTGATCTCGTCCGTCCAATTGCTGATAACCATCATGCTACGATTGCTCAAATAATCCTCGCATGGTACCTGCAAAATCCACTCATTACTGCGGTGATTCCAGGAGCTAAAAATGCCCGTCAAGTACTCTCTAATGCAAAAGCAATGAAAATTGAACTTTCGACTGACGAATATCAAACAATTGAACAAGCATTCAATCAATTTAAACAAATTAAGAGTGGTAAATCATTAAAAGATCCAGACTAA
- a CDS encoding PepSY domain-containing protein has translation MNANNNSLNPWLIPVTLGASGIAGFIAGKLFGNRQISADRILKLVKNDFASEGSLTGSWINDKAVPFQRFAVKTHAYEGGVSRLEDGEEVDYEFIADAYTGSLLELKRIENN, from the coding sequence ATGAATGCAAACAATAACTCCCTCAACCCCTGGCTGATTCCAGTCACATTAGGTGCATCTGGAATCGCCGGTTTTATCGCTGGTAAACTTTTTGGTAACCGCCAAATATCTGCTGATCGGATCTTAAAATTAGTCAAAAACGATTTTGCAAGTGAAGGTTCTTTAACCGGCAGCTGGATCAATGATAAAGCAGTACCTTTTCAACGATTCGCGGTTAAAACCCATGCTTATGAAGGCGGCGTTTCTCGTCTAGAAGATGGCGAAGAAGTAGATTACGAGTTTATTGCTGATGCATATACTGGTAGTCTATTAGAATTAAAACGGATTGAGAATAACTAG
- a CDS encoding ABC transporter permease translates to MNKLFSKRRSQHFMLLLRYWRLVFNDHFVIALFFLFGALAYGYSQWLPTLGSHEWWTRLILIGWFTVIAQIGRLATLIKKPDPVFLLPQVEGIHRYLNQATWYSLILAEIMTVVGAFIALPFALTTEKLSSAEIVTIFLVAIVNKADWMHVARKSLSLRWGDQQWRTRLEYWVNPLLASIAMWLVNPYVGLVVAVILYLAVIVYYRDLAVNWRIAVKAEQDRMYSVYRFFNLFTDVPSVQGNTKRRKWADGLIRWLSKGDQPWSYLYARTFVRSTEVSGIVSRLTLLGMVIVFLLPAGWLSTLVVVLFIYLIATQLMPLYDQYESNVFTHIYPIPASQQQADFKQLLAKVTALEALLIALASIGWQLNVGQMVINLIIAAVEVVLLSRFYFNVRVKKLMK, encoded by the coding sequence ATGAATAAGTTATTTAGCAAGCGTCGCAGTCAACACTTTATGCTCCTACTGCGTTACTGGCGGCTAGTCTTCAATGACCACTTTGTTATCGCCTTATTTTTCCTGTTCGGAGCCTTGGCGTATGGCTACTCCCAATGGCTGCCAACCTTGGGATCGCATGAATGGTGGACCCGGCTGATCTTGATCGGCTGGTTTACGGTCATCGCCCAAATTGGTCGGCTTGCAACGCTGATCAAAAAGCCGGACCCAGTCTTTCTCTTGCCGCAAGTTGAAGGAATCCATCGTTACCTTAACCAGGCGACCTGGTATAGTTTGATCTTAGCGGAAATAATGACGGTAGTGGGGGCCTTTATCGCCTTACCGTTCGCATTGACAACGGAAAAACTCAGCAGTGCCGAGATTGTGACCATCTTTTTAGTCGCCATTGTCAATAAGGCTGATTGGATGCACGTAGCTCGTAAATCACTGAGTTTGCGCTGGGGTGATCAACAGTGGCGGACCCGGCTAGAATACTGGGTAAATCCGCTCCTTGCTTCAATCGCAATGTGGCTGGTAAATCCCTATGTCGGTCTTGTCGTGGCAGTGATCTTGTACTTGGCGGTAATTGTTTATTATCGTGATCTTGCCGTTAATTGGCGGATTGCCGTTAAGGCGGAACAAGATCGGATGTACAGTGTCTACCGTTTCTTTAATCTCTTTACCGATGTGCCAAGTGTTCAAGGAAATACCAAACGGCGGAAGTGGGCAGATGGCTTGATTCGCTGGCTAAGCAAGGGTGACCAACCATGGTCTTACTTATACGCTCGCACATTTGTCCGGAGTACCGAAGTGAGCGGGATTGTCAGTCGGTTGACCCTACTAGGAATGGTGATTGTCTTCTTACTGCCAGCAGGTTGGCTAAGTACTCTGGTGGTCGTGCTCTTTATTTACTTGATCGCGACTCAGCTAATGCCACTTTATGACCAGTATGAATCGAATGTCTTTACCCATATCTATCCGATTCCTGCTAGCCAGCAACAGGCAGACTTTAAGCAGCTATTAGCCAAGGTGACGGCGCTTGAAGCATTATTGATCGCTCTTGCTAGTATCGGTTGGCAGTTGAACGTCGGCCAGATGGTAATTAATCTTATTATTGCGGCAGTGGAAGTGGTTTTATTAAGTCGTTTCTACTTCAATGTCAGAGTCAAAAAACTAATGAAATGA
- the trmB gene encoding tRNA (guanosine(46)-N7)-methyltransferase TrmB, with protein sequence MRVKHKKWADPLIAAHPELMIDDATQFKGKWQSRFAKEQPLHLEVGMGKGQFIIGMAKDHPEINFIGLEIQRTVAAIALKKALEEDLPNLQLICGDGEDLQEYFEDGEVAKMYLNFSDPWPKKRHAKRRLTYKTFLATYQQILQDQGAIELKTDNMGLFEFSLESMNNYGMIFDGVWLDLHHSEENEHNVETEYEQKFAAKGQPIYKLIANFK encoded by the coding sequence ATGCGTGTGAAACATAAAAAGTGGGCTGATCCATTAATTGCTGCCCATCCAGAACTAATGATTGATGATGCTACTCAATTTAAGGGCAAGTGGCAATCACGGTTTGCAAAAGAACAACCCCTCCACTTAGAAGTGGGGATGGGAAAAGGTCAATTTATCATTGGCATGGCGAAGGATCACCCAGAAATCAACTTTATCGGTCTGGAGATTCAGCGGACTGTTGCGGCAATCGCCCTCAAAAAAGCACTTGAGGAAGACTTGCCAAACTTGCAATTGATTTGTGGGGATGGGGAAGACTTGCAAGAATACTTTGAAGATGGGGAAGTTGCGAAGATGTACCTTAACTTCTCTGATCCATGGCCGAAGAAACGGCATGCTAAGCGGCGCCTGACCTACAAGACCTTCTTAGCAACCTATCAGCAGATCCTCCAAGATCAAGGGGCAATTGAACTGAAGACGGATAACATGGGTCTCTTTGAATTCTCATTGGAAAGTATGAATAACTATGGGATGATCTTTGATGGCGTCTGGTTAGACCTGCACCACAGCGAAGAAAATGAACATAATGTTGAGACGGAATACGAGCAAAAATTTGCGGCAAAAGGCCAACCAATCTATAAGCTAATTGCTAATTTTAAGTAA
- the ltrA gene encoding group II intron reverse transcriptase/maturase, translated as MRQSQKTEQQADRLSRIGLENRKYTRARSTDYGEGKGMSVTIQDLVLDRNNLNQAYLRVKRNKGAAGIDDMTVNDLLPYLRENKTELIASLREGKYKPAPVKRVEIPKPNGGVRKLGIPTVVDRMVQQAVAQILTPIFERVFSDNSFGFRPHRGAHDAIAKVVDLYNQGYRRVVDLDLKAYFDNVNHDLMIKYLQQYIDDPWTLRLIRKFLTSGVLDHGLFAKSEKGTPQGGPLSPILANIYLNELDKELTRRGHHFVRYADDCNIYVKSQRAGERVMRSITQFLEKRLKVKVNPDKTKVGSPLRLKFLGFSLGVEHNGAYARPAKQSQQRVKKALRLLTKRNRGISLTRMFEEIQRKMRGWLQYYSIGKLTDFIQRLDKWLRARIRQYIWKQWKKLKTKVTNLQKLGLSQRDAYVFASTRKGYWRTAHSKTLSYSLTNRKLEQLGLMNMSKTLQSIQSD; from the coding sequence GTGCGACAATCGCAGAAAACAGAACAACAAGCTGACCGCTTGTCGAGGATAGGTTTGGAAAACCGAAAGTACACAAGGGCGCGTAGTACCGATTATGGTGAAGGTAAAGGTATGAGTGTCACTATCCAAGACTTAGTCTTGGACCGCAATAACCTTAATCAGGCTTATTTGCGAGTTAAGAGAAATAAAGGGGCAGCAGGCATTGACGATATGACAGTCAATGACCTTCTGCCATATCTCAGAGAAAATAAGACGGAATTGATTGCTAGTTTGCGTGAGGGCAAGTATAAACCAGCACCAGTCAAACGGGTAGAAATTCCGAAGCCTAATGGTGGAGTAAGAAAACTCGGAATACCAACAGTGGTGGACCGAATGGTTCAACAAGCTGTGGCCCAAATTCTTACACCTATCTTTGAGCGTGTTTTCTCTGATAATAGTTTTGGCTTCCGCCCTCACCGTGGGGCTCACGACGCTATTGCAAAAGTAGTAGATCTTTATAATCAAGGTTATCGAAGAGTTGTCGACTTAGACCTAAAAGCCTATTTTGATAATGTTAATCATGACTTGATGATTAAGTATCTTCAACAATATATTGATGACCCATGGACACTAAGGCTCATTCGTAAGTTTCTAACTAGCGGAGTCTTAGACCATGGGCTTTTCGCTAAGAGTGAAAAAGGAACCCCACAAGGAGGGCCATTGTCACCAATACTGGCGAATATCTATCTAAATGAGTTGGATAAAGAGTTGACTAGACGTGGTCACCACTTTGTGCGCTATGCGGATGATTGTAACATTTATGTTAAAAGTCAACGAGCCGGAGAACGAGTAATGCGAAGCATTACCCAGTTTCTTGAAAAGCGATTGAAAGTTAAAGTGAACCCAGATAAAACCAAAGTCGGTAGCCCGCTACGGTTAAAGTTTCTTGGCTTTTCGTTGGGTGTAGAGCACAATGGAGCCTACGCCCGTCCAGCAAAACAATCGCAACAACGAGTAAAGAAAGCATTGAGGTTATTAACTAAACGTAATCGTGGAATATCTCTGACAAGAATGTTTGAAGAAATTCAGCGAAAAATGCGTGGATGGCTTCAGTACTACTCAATTGGGAAACTAACTGACTTTATTCAACGCCTTGACAAGTGGTTGAGGGCCCGAATAAGACAGTATATCTGGAAGCAATGGAAGAAGCTTAAAACTAAGGTAACTAACTTACAGAAGCTGGGGCTGTCCCAGCGTGATGCATACGTCTTCGCTAGTACCCGCAAGGGCTACTGGCGAACTGCACACAGTAAGACCTTGAGCTATTCTCTAACAAATAGAAAACTGGAACAACTCGGACTTATGAATATGTCCAAGACGCTCCAGTCAATTCAAAGTGATTAA
- a CDS encoding YSIRK-type signal peptide-containing protein (The YSIRK form of extended signal peptide directs nascent proteins to the cross-wall site, while signal peptides lacking YSIRK direct proteins instead to the cell pole. A large fraction of YSIRK proteins are surface proteins anchored by sortase-mediated processing of a C-terminal LPXTG motif.): protein MSKNNAQEYVRKMEPQRQRFGLRKLSVGVASVLLGTTFMVGGTVAHANTDSTPAPTAAESVSTNVVSQNDAQSQAAISSQTSGSQVEMVTNRNKNVIKTNDVQLQNLNTPIVTSLSATINLNWTNENGEPENLPSITYEGKTGDTLQDVGKYIQGLITTDNSKYEVSPLVSTPKDTEDYLSGNTADSITDPSMKLAYDDWRKNKEKNYPFAGYTVEIDSLSNAPLTNGGTYTINLGTETRLYNEPYWVITSRTIHYVKYGLTGSDSVASPDVIQEGYSNVTNSKNNPVVKNFNLEKDGHHYVSYETVQRSYNVASGIPDGMTDKPNYY from the coding sequence ATGTCGAAGAACAATGCACAAGAATATGTACGCAAAATGGAGCCGCAACGGCAACGATTTGGATTAAGAAAACTCAGTGTTGGTGTTGCGTCTGTGTTACTAGGAACTACTTTTATGGTCGGAGGTACAGTAGCACACGCTAATACTGATAGTACACCGGCGCCAACCGCAGCAGAATCAGTAAGCACTAATGTCGTTAGTCAAAATGATGCTCAATCACAGGCAGCTATTAGTTCACAAACAAGTGGAAGTCAAGTCGAAATGGTTACTAACAGAAATAAAAATGTAATTAAAACTAATGACGTCCAATTACAAAATTTAAATACACCAATTGTAACTTCACTTTCAGCTACTATTAATTTAAACTGGACTAATGAAAACGGAGAGCCAGAAAATCTTCCAAGCATTACTTATGAAGGTAAAACTGGTGATACTCTTCAAGATGTAGGTAAATACATTCAAGGTTTAATAACTACAGATAATTCAAAGTATGAAGTTTCCCCATTAGTATCAACGCCTAAAGATACAGAAGATTATTTAAGTGGAAATACTGCAGACAGTATCACTGATCCTAGTATGAAATTAGCCTATGACGATTGGCGTAAAAATAAAGAAAAGAATTATCCTTTTGCGGGTTACACTGTAGAGATTGATTCATTATCGAATGCTCCATTAACAAATGGAGGTACCTACACTATCAATTTGGGAACCGAAACTCGCCTTTATAATGAACCATATTGGGTAATAACTTCACGCACTATTCATTATGTAAAATATGGTCTAACGGGTTCTGATAGTGTTGCTTCTCCAGATGTGATCCAGGAAGGTTATTCAAATGTAACCAATTCTAAAAATAATCCAGTGGTAAAGAACTTTAATTTAGAAAAAGATGGTCATCACTATGTGAGTTATGAAACGGTTCAAAGATCGTATAATGTAGCTTCTGGTATTCCTGATGGGATGACAGATAAACCCAACTATTACTGA
- a CDS encoding glycosyltransferase, with the protein MNYFITSRQDLHTSAIELAQVKRLRIFDHLNVPAIIVTMLYNFDHQAVEEKLKVKGRILNIYQYYQQLPYRDDPTVDQAIIKQVLTVPGCQVKDNCALRNGKVRVRVNFRNGRLYYIDYLDQYGFTNRRDFYDQGWRTYTDYFEDKGRLIARQYYNHDGQVKIIYHYRGGEGNVPILTLIQLVDQGHEWQFDNKIEFRAHFLDELVGDDPQSILISDRSNIALKAFTLMKKPARRYQVFHSAFTDDGQSNGPISAIYQPIATMLAKGQLSGLISATQREAQDAAKRFQTNQSYGIPVTYLTGAELTKEIPVSQRQTGKFIAVARLSKIKQLDHIINAIIRLHQDFPQVTLDIYGYSDSWNKNQTANALKSLVKENKAESYINFVGYCDDLSAAYEHAQAEILTSYYEGFAMAVLEAQGHGCPVVSYDINYGPADIIDDQQSGKLIPPNDQEALYQQLRKLLADPALAKKYAHHAQKAAQKYNFDHVAEKWQKLINRVGDN; encoded by the coding sequence ATGAATTATTTCATCACTAGCCGGCAAGATTTACACACCTCGGCCATCGAACTTGCCCAAGTCAAACGGCTACGAATTTTCGATCATCTAAATGTCCCCGCGATCATTGTCACGATGCTGTATAACTTCGACCATCAAGCTGTTGAAGAAAAGCTTAAAGTTAAAGGTCGCATCCTTAACATCTACCAGTATTATCAACAGCTTCCTTATCGTGATGATCCCACAGTTGATCAAGCCATTATTAAGCAGGTATTGACTGTCCCTGGCTGCCAAGTTAAGGACAATTGTGCCCTACGCAATGGCAAAGTGCGGGTCCGCGTGAACTTCCGCAACGGACGGTTATACTATATCGACTACCTTGATCAGTACGGCTTTACCAATCGACGGGACTTTTACGATCAAGGATGGCGGACATATACTGACTATTTTGAAGATAAGGGACGGTTAATTGCCCGCCAGTATTACAATCATGATGGACAAGTAAAGATAATCTATCATTATCGTGGTGGCGAAGGTAATGTCCCCATTCTTACCCTCATCCAGCTAGTTGATCAAGGGCATGAATGGCAATTTGATAATAAAATCGAATTTCGGGCGCACTTTTTAGATGAGCTTGTTGGAGATGATCCCCAATCAATCCTTATCAGCGATCGTTCTAATATCGCGCTAAAGGCGTTTACGCTAATGAAAAAGCCGGCCAGACGGTATCAGGTATTCCACTCGGCCTTTACCGACGATGGTCAAAGCAACGGCCCCATTTCGGCAATCTACCAGCCAATCGCAACAATGCTCGCAAAAGGACAGCTAAGCGGGCTGATCTCTGCCACGCAACGGGAAGCTCAAGACGCTGCGAAACGGTTCCAAACTAACCAGAGCTATGGCATCCCCGTGACTTATTTGACGGGTGCAGAGCTCACAAAAGAAATCCCCGTTAGCCAACGCCAGACAGGAAAATTCATTGCGGTTGCCCGGCTTTCCAAAATCAAACAACTTGATCATATTATCAATGCGATAATTCGTCTCCACCAAGACTTTCCGCAAGTAACCCTTGATATTTATGGTTATAGCGATAGTTGGAATAAAAACCAAACCGCTAATGCTCTGAAGTCATTGGTAAAGGAAAATAAAGCCGAGAGCTATATTAATTTCGTTGGTTATTGTGATGACCTTAGTGCTGCCTATGAACATGCTCAAGCAGAAATTCTAACGAGCTATTACGAAGGCTTTGCAATGGCAGTCCTAGAAGCACAGGGTCATGGTTGCCCAGTTGTTAGCTATGACATCAATTATGGACCAGCAGATATAATTGATGACCAGCAGAGTGGTAAACTGATTCCGCCGAATGATCAAGAGGCCCTGTATCAACAACTGCGAAAACTATTAGCAGATCCCGCCCTCGCAAAAAAGTACGCCCACCATGCACAAAAAGCGGCCCAAAAATACAACTTTGATCATGTCGCCGAAAAGTGGCAAAAGTTAATTAATCGAGTAGGAGATAATTGA